One Danio aesculapii chromosome 22, fDanAes4.1, whole genome shotgun sequence genomic window carries:
- the LOC130215647 gene encoding zinc finger protein 239-like, whose protein sequence is MVKEESEELSEDEEKHHVKSEEQTCMLIHTGEKPHKCSHCDKRFICLRTLKSHKRIHTAEKTHNCDQCGKTFLRAGDLKKHLRVHTKEKPYSCSLCGNSFTETSSLRKHEKIHTGVKDHSCFECGKGFIKIADLKRHLRIHTGEKPYKCSHCDKRFNCVGNLKSHEMIHTGEKTHKCDQCSKAFLRAGDLKKHLRVHTKEKPYSCSLCGNSFTETSSLRKHDRIHTGLREHVCFDCGKSFITAGHLKRHQRTHSRVGQCRPIWHYTMSNVKHRDGRRRRCRRRQ, encoded by the coding sequence atggtgaaggaggagagtgaagaactgagtgaagatgaggagaaacatcatgtcaaaagtgaaGAACAAACTTGCatgctgatccacactggagagaaacctcacaagtgttcacactgtgacaagagatttATTTGTTTAAGAACCCTGAAATCACATAAGAGGATCCACACTGCAGAGAAAACACACAATTGTGATCAGTGCGGCAAAACCTTTTTGAGGGCTGGAGACCTAAAGAAacatcttagagttcatacaaaggagaagccttattCATGTTCTTTGTGCGGAAACAGTTTTACAGAGACGTCAAGTTTAAGGAAGCatgagaagatccacactggtgttaaAGATCATTCGTGCTTTGAGTGTGGGAAAGGTTTTATTAAAATTGCAGACTTGAAACGACACCttaggattcacactggagagaaaccttacaagtgttcacactgtgacaagagattcaATTGTGTAGGAAACCTGAAATCACAtgagatgatccacactggagagaaaacacacaagtGTGATCAGTGCAGCAAAGCATTTTTGAGGGCTGGAGACCTAAAGAAacatcttagagttcatacaaaggagaagccgtATTCATGCTCTTTGTGCGGAAACAGTTTTACAGAGACGTCAAGTTTAAGGAAGCATGATAGGATCCACACTGGTTTGAGAGAGCATGTGTGCTTTgactgtgggaagagttttattaCAGCTGGACACTTGAAACGACACCAGAGGACTCACagtagggttgggcaatgtcgaccaatttggcattatacgatgtctaatgtaaaacatcgcgatggacgaagGCGTCGTTGTCGTAGGCggcaatga